tcagttagaaATCATAtggaagttttttctaaaattctcAAAATTACGAAAAGAATTTAATCGAGTAAAATTGAATTCGTTACTGTACATAAATTCATTTGCATACTTccatatacattaacctgggtcgatttgtatggacgaaagttaaacgatatcgcgccatcgatttttcgataggatttgggctcaggaaaaaaactttcactacgcatacccaaaaaaataattttcgagcttgcgaaaaaaaaatggcgaaagggtaaatttttcgtccaaaacactccccaaaacccaaaaaatatttttttttttcaaataactgttgtaaaaacgttggcgataacagtttttgaaaaaaaaaaatgttttttgggttttggggagggttttggtcgaaaaatttaccctttcgtcttttttttcgcaggctcgaacattttttttttgggtatgcgtagtggaacttttttcctgagcccaaatcctatcgaaaaatagatggcgcgatatcggttaataaatccacccagtctaatatacatacatacatacatgcacctTGAGTATTGAAATATGTAATTTTCCGCGCAATACTTTCCCTAAAGGGCAATCGCTTAAATGCGCCTGCGCAACTGCATTTCAAGAAATGTTTCACTACAATAAACAATTATTTACTGTAGCTTAACATATGGCCGTATAATGTAAAATGAAATTCCGCATTACTCACATTTGAACTGGTTTGTGATATGAGAGCATATACTATGTGCGAAtgccaataaaaataaatatactattaaaaaaaataaatgtaaggcgcgataacctccgaagagattttaggccgagcttcttttccaattggcgtcgtgctcctttttaattttttctacaaagtggcgggacggaacctacttgttttatgccgactccgaacggcatctgcgaggcagatgagttttcactgagagcttttcatggcagaaatacactcggagtgcttgccaaacactgccgagtggcaaccccgcttagaaaataataaataaatatactatTGGTTAGTGATAATTTTAAAATTGCTGGGAAACAGTGGCGGAATCCCAAAGTGCGTTCCAATGGACCCATATGAAATCATACTGTTATCGGCtattatgtatatggggtattccatcccatttcgaccaatttagaacccgacccctttagaattggctgaaagttattcttctttttctagcttacgaaagatgtttttcagaattttttcaaattttttcattcaactcaaaaaaagttatgaatttttaaaaaaacaccgtttttgttttcaaaatgctataactttttcaaaaattgaccgtttgggatcttttttttttaaaaatttgtttttaaatgtacttttcggaaaaaattcaaaaaaatttttaaatttttttttttttgtaatttctcagtttttcgagatttttcgaatttcgccctttttttctcataaaaaacttcaatcaattctgcaatcatccccactaatcccggagtgggccgagaattttttttttttttgtatttaattgaaaaaaaaaaactttaaattttttttgtattttttccgaaaagtacatttaaaaacatattaaaaaaaatgatccgaaacggtaaatttttgaaaaatttatagcattttgaaaacaaaaacgtctttcgtaagctagaaaaagaagaaaaactttcagccaattctagaggggtcgggttcaaaattggtcgaaatgggatggaataccccatatgtatgtattgtatgCATCGTGTTTAAGTTACCAAACTTGTCGTCAGATCTCTTCTCAGGACTATTCAATTCAAACACTTTTTGTAATCAgttgaattaaaatttatttagtaatcTCATTTGAGAGTTTAATtgaaattttgacataattaaattttttgtttgttttttttttttgtggtttattGGTATATTTTTTCTCCCAATAACAATTTTAGCATAGCAAACAAAAGGTGGATATCCTTTCGAAGTAGGTTGATTACATTCCATGCACATTTTGTGTAGGGTTTCAGCTACTGACTCAAGAGCATTAGTCTTTCTAATGAACCACATTGACGAGCACTACTAACAAGAATAAATTTTACAGGATCCTCCGACTGTTGAGTGCTGTGTATTCCATTTGTCCCGACTTTTTTCATACACCTTTCAATGTTGAGGTTTTAAACTTGGCGATTACAGACGTTGGGGCGTGTTGGCGACAGCATAAACTAAACCCGCTCCGAGTACTGCAAATTGTACGGCTTTGGCTTGATAGAAAGTCTGAGACaaggaaaaaatataatttaaattaatgtATGAAAGTGGCCGCATGTCCGCATATTCCGGacgaatatttttcattttattcctcCGGAGGATTTGTTGTCAAATTATttacgtttttatttattttttatttaaagtcgGCACAAACATAAAATGGTCGACTACAATGAAAATTCCCGCATGAATAGGGACAGCCTAAATTTATAGCAAAGTTTCATATTCAGGATATTTAAATTACAATTAAATTGGAAGCACCATATTAGGAGACAAATCCGAGAACTGCGCGTATTTCAGTATGTAAGAAAACGTTTCCATAAACTGTTAGCAAAACATTGTTTAGAAAGATCTCTAAGGCACCAATAAAATCTTCGTTAAAACATAAGAAGCAGGCTGCGATGTCAAATTTCCTGAATCATATGTTCCCACCTTATATGCTAAACGTTGCTTCCAAATCGCGCCTGCTCACTGAAACCCAGTGCAACTCGAAGCTGACCTCCTGAGGCAGATGGAATCTAGTGCCACGTGCAGCCCTTTGATGGCTCGCAGTGTCGACTGAGCGAGTTTTCCATAAAGTAACTGACTCAAGGAGGGTGTTATAAAACTGGTTGCGGCCCTGTAAAATATTTACTCACAGTCCTCCCTGAATAACATAATTAAGTCAATGGTTAAATTTCCAAACCAGTTAAGTAGTTAAGGCATATCCAGCTCTTGCGAAAAATTGGGTCTTGCAGTGAACGAGGGTAAGGTAAAGTATCTCCTGTCATAGAATAATGAGTGCGATCCATCCTTTACTGCCCCAGGTTACTGTTGACAGTTATTTAAAACTTAAGATAACTTTTTCTACCTGAAACtcaacattaacagcgaaaaAATGCAAGGATGGAAACTCCACGGAGAATCACTCtttccaacaagtgctactttagaGTGAGTTAAAACTTAAAGAGTAAAGTCCTCTCCTGAAGAAGAAAAATCACGGTTTGATAAGTTCCTTATCATACCTCCCATGGGTTATTGTTATTCAACTCGAATCAAAGAAATTTCCTttcggattaaaaaaaaaaagtttatgacTTGATAGCTTTCAAATCGCTTTTcgtttcgaatcgagttacagaataacACTAGTAATAATGGATGTTCGCGAGAAAAGATGGGATAACTCGAGAAAAGGAGACCGTGTTGTCAATGGTGTGTATATAAGGTTCTTAATGATGAAACTAATTAAACTAAATGGGGATACATTGAAGTTACAGCCTTTGTTAGGGAAAAATCATGAGTAGCTCCAGTATATAGAACCGACTGTTGGAGGATAGATAATTTTGTACGAATTGATAAAGATGTTCCAGCTCACAAAGTATTCCTACGGAGGCCGGTATTCCGTAATAGAGGAAGCGGGATCGCACTGAGTCGAGAGAGACAAATAGAAGAAAACTTTATCCCTCATGGCTCTTCCAATCGGCGTCACTTATCGTGAATTCGAGAAGCCGGCGTAACTTGGTTTGTAAccatatgagcgaaatcagacagaaAATCAGTTAGTGGAAATAAACGAAGGAAGATAAACAGCTGTTTGATGATATATAAGGGAGTAACGGAAAAAGAGCAAAGAAGATGAAACAGAAAAGAGAAAGAGTAGAAAAATAACAATGTCGACAATGATGTGGATGATAATAGCGATGATTATAGGTATCATTACGACTGTGAAGTCAAGGCAAGGTACGAAAAGGcaaagaagggaaaggaaagaacttttaggaaaacaagtaaggaaggttaagttcgggtgtaaccgaacattacatactcagttgagagctatggtgacaacataagggaaaataaccatgtaggaaaatgaaccgagggaaaccctggaatgtgtttgtatgacatgtgtatcaaatgaaaggcattaaagagtattttatgagggagtgggccatagttctaaaggtggacgccatttagggatatagccataaaggtggatcagggttgactctagaatgcgtttgtacgatatgggtatcaaatgaaaggtgttaatgagtattttaaaagggagtaatccttagttctataggtggacgccgtttcgagatatcgccataaaggtggaccaggggtgaccctagaatttgtttgtacaatatgggcatcgaacaaaaggtgttaatgagtatgttaaaagggagtgggccttagttctataggtggacgccgtttcgaaatatcgccataaagggggaccaggggtgactctagaatgtgtttgtatgatatgggtatcaaattaaaggcattaattagggctttaaaggggagtggtggttgttgtataggtggtcgcattttcgagatatcgccgtaaaggtggaccagtggtgaccctagaatttgtttgtacaatatgggtatcaaaagaaaggtgttaatgagtattttaaaagggagtaatccttagttccataggtggacgccgtttcgagatatcgccataaaggtggagcaggggtgactatagaattgtttgtgcaatatgggtatcaaaagaaaggtgttaatgagtattttaaaagggagtaatccttagttccataggtggacgccgtttcgagataccgccataaaggtggaccaggggtgactctagaattgtttgtgcaatatgggtatcaaacgaaaggtgttaatgagtattttaaaagggaggggccttagttctataggtggacgccttttcgaggtgtcgcaataaaggtggaccagggggactctagactttgtttgtacgatatgggtatcaaatgaaaggtgttcatgagtatttttaaaagggagtgggccttcgttctataggtgttcgccttttcgagatatcgccataaaggtggaccaggggtgactttagaatatgttcattaaagatatgtcgatttttgctcaagttatcgtgttagcggccatgcggaaggacagacggacgactgtgtataaaaactgggcgtggcatcaaccgatttcgcccgttttcacagaaaacagttaacgtcataaaatctatgcccctaccaaattttaaaaggattggttaatttttgttcgacttatggcgttaaaagtatcctagacaaattaaatgaaaaagggcggagccacgcccattttgaaattttcttttatttttgtattttgttgcaccatatcattcctgaagttgaatgttgacataatttacttatatactgtaaagatattaaattttttgttaaaattttactttaaaaattttttttttttaagtgggcgtggccttctccgatttttcaaatttttattaagcatacatatagtaataggagtaacgttcctgccaaatttcatcatgatatcttcaacgactgacaaattacagcttgcaaaagttttaaattactttcttttaaaagtgggcggtgccacgcccattgtccaaaattttacaaattttctattctgtgtcataaattcaactcatctaccaagtttcgtcgctttatctgtctttggtaatgaattatcgcactttttcggtttttcgaaattttcgatatcgaaaaagtgggcatggttatagtccgatatcgttcattttaaatagcgatctgagatgagtgctcaggaacctacataccaaatttcatcaagatacctcaaaatttactcaagttatcgtgttaacggacggacggacggacggacatggctcaatcaaattttttttcgatcctgattattttgatatatggaagtctatatctatctcgattcctttatatatgtacaactaaccgttatccaatcaaacttaatatactctgtgagctctgctcaactgagtataaaaagtaaggaagggaAAGAAAACGAAGCGAAGGCATGGAACTAAAGGGTAAGGGAAAATAGAAAAGGATAGGAGAGGAAGAGAAAGATCAGAAGTCGAATGCGAAACCAAAACCTAAACTATAACAGGGAGCGTTTTATCAACTTTGTATCGGattgttataggtgtgttatgGGCAAGGTATATacgaattatcgatttgttatcgaagtattatAAACTTCCTACCCAtaacaaaggttatcgattttgtatcgaCGGTATCCGTtcacaaaagttatcgatttgcaatCAAAAAGTGATCAATAAGTTTCCGAAAATTTACTATTAACATGCTATCGACTTATTATTGAAAACTTATtatttaccgaaaagttatcggtgtgtaaaaattatcaaaatttaatCAAAAGGTTAGCGATGTGTTATTGCATGTTAACCGTTTGTCATCGAAACGTTATCGATTATAATCGAAAAGTTCAAACATCGTCAGCGGAATACGATTATATGGGTTGACAGTGCGACAACGctttatctcagaatttgtttgaagaaaatCCTTTCTGtgaatttttttgcaaaaacgtCTTTTCTTAGAActcggttgaagaacgccctatctccagttttttcgtaaacgccttatctcagcgcaaaatttattgcatttttgCTGACATAGGTGATTTGTGAAACGAATTCTGATATAGAACATTCTACAACGCAGTTCTGCAATAGAGCGTTATTCAATTAAACACTGAGATCAGGTGTTTTTGAATTAATAATACGTACTGGGACGTTTGTTTTGAAGTTTCCTGAggtgttttcgaaacggcagccaaCTTAAATATATTCCACTTAGTAGTCGTTATTAACCTCGTCACCCAGTTCTGGTTCGTTGATATATAAACTTTGAGTATAAACTTCCTTCTTACCTGTCTAATGTAGAGCGGAAGCGTCATTTTGCCTTTCTTCGAATGCCAATCAATGCCGCGATACAACCAAACTGTTGGCCAAGCCAACGCAGCGCTGATAAGAAATGGCGAAGCAGCACTCATAGCCTTTTCGATATCACGTCTGTGCATCAGACGACGTAACTCCTCGCCAAAGTTGATGTTGCTCGGAACTACaacataagcaaaaaaaaaaaacataaaagttgGAGGAGGAACCAATGCAGGGATATACGTTACAGAATTTAGAAAGAAGCTTACTGTTGTCATAAAGCGGCTGTTGTGAAGAGCGCTGCCATAAATTTTCAAGGAAACCCATTGTATTGCCAACACGTTCTACGTTACTCTTTCGATTGTGTTGGTGTTTCGACAAATTAGTGATATACGCGACAAATTGCTGCGAAAGATTCTCTTCGCTCAAACGAGTTAGCCTTTTGTTGCTTGCTTGGCTttattttactaaaaaattttgCGTTCGAAAATGAAGACTaactaaattaattaaatacgcaattttacaaaatttacaaatcaaCCAAAAACGTGTTATGCTATTAAAATTTATgctacaaatttattttttttataaatatttttttataacaaaatttcGAAAGTGAtttaatcaaaataaattaaaaataattgccATCTTGTGtgtagtgaaaaaaaaaaatcgaaaatgcaCAGTGATTTTAGTTGAAACAATTCAtgcaaaaatttgtaatttttttataacaaaaacaactaTATATAATAAAGTTAGTGATCTGCTGCTCTTGATGCCATAGCAGCTTCGTAGCttttttgcaaataaataaatgctATTGATTTGATCTTCAGGTACTTCCAATTATTTTACCACAACTCCATGATTGTTGTTATTTTCTTTTGTGATCTTTCCAAGTTTTCCATTGTCTTCCGCTTCACCGTAATCTAAGTCTATCCAAAATCATCTATATACGCGTTCATTCTTCAATCAATCAACCACACTATCTTTACCCCTATATTCCACATTATCGATACCATGGAGCATATTATTGACTTTCTGTAAAAGTAAGCTATCTTCATACATGGCAAAAGTCAAACCCAAACCGAGTATGGCAAATTGCATAATTTTTGCATGATGAAAGGTCTaagtgagagagagagagagagtgagcaaacatatatattatttttctcATTCATCTACCCTATTTATATAGTTCACCAGCGAACGTTCGACAGGCGCTCGATTACTCCAATCCATTCCACGATACATCCAATATGCTGGCCATGCTATAAAGCTCGCAAAGATGAATGGTCGGGCTCTTGCCATTTTTGTATCGAAATCAAGTGGTGCATTATTTTGTAGAAAATCACGAAACTCTGCTGCATACGAAATGGGTTCGGGTTCTGCAAGTAGTGAACAACAACCACACGTACCGATATCATCTTCCATGTTTTGTAAATCTGTGGCAACAATTAGCACAAGCATAATTGAAAAACCTCTGAAAGCTCGAAAGCTCAGTTATTCAGTGGTGGGCGTTATGTTTTAAAACTGTCTGGAAGTGCAATCATGAGgccaaaatttgtttttgtggtCTACGTAAATATGAAAGAAGCTGAAGGCTTTTCAAAAAAAGTGCCAAGTGCATTTCAGAAAAACATATGTACACTTTTCAAATTCCGCGAAGGGTAAAAATGCATGAGGAATGGGTAAAAATATCTCAGAAAAAGGCAGCGTttttcataaaaagaaaaaaaatagttttataaaaaatcGAAGATCGTCAATTCTGGCTGCCAGTTCAAAAACGTTCTCTCAGGATAGTTTTTAAAAACGCCCCTATCTCAGAATTGGGCTGAAGAACACCCTATCTCACATTTTATAAAAGCCCTATCTCGCATCAAAATGTTTTGGACTTATGCTAAGATATGAAGTCTTCGAAGCAAAGTGTGAGTTACGGCGTCCTTCAAACAAAATCTTAAATAGGTCATTTTGAAAcgacagccgagatagggtgataagTATCCAACCCAGTAGTCgaaatatattagaaaataataatttgagaaaagaataaaactatttcaaaaaatgggtaacattttttcagaaaagggAAAAGAACTTTCGAAAGAGGTAAAagtattttcgattttttttaaagtattgcaAAAAGGGTGCAGTTATTTAAAAAAAGGGTAAAAATGCTTTTAAAAAGGCTAAAGGTATTTTCGAAAGGAGTAAAACTACTTCATAAAAGGgtaaaactatttttaaaaaaaaggtaaaactatttcaaaagaggggacaattattttaaaaagagtttaaagtattttcgaaaaattgttaaaaaactgAATTAAAAGGGTAACATTATTTCAGAAAAGGGTAAAAATATGTCTTAAGAAGGTAAAAGTGTTTTCGAAAGCAGCACAACCACTtccgaaaattatttcaaaaaaaggtaaaactaTTTGAAAAGAGGGGACAATTGTTTTAAAAAGggtttaaaagtattttcgaaacatttttaaagtattgaattaaAAGGgtataattgttttattattttcgaaAGGACTAAAAACACTTCCGAAAAGGGTAATTTTATATCCAAAAACgggtaaaattatttcagaaAAGGGTAAGAATATTTTCTAAAAGGCTAAATGTATTTTTAAAGAAAGTAAAACCTCTTCCGAAAAGGGTAAAGTTATATCAAAAAAGGCCATTATTTTAGAAAAGGGtaagaatatttttaaaaggcTAAACGTATTTTCGGAAAGACTAAAACCCCTTCCGAAAAGAGGTGATATGATATCCAAAAAAGGGCAAAACTATTTTAGAAAAGGGTAAGAATATTTTCAAAAGgttaaaagtattttcgaaaggaGTAAAACCACTTCCGAAAAGGGGTGATATTATAtccaaaaaagggcaaaaatatttcaaaaaagagTAAATATTTTTCAGGAAAGGGTAAAAGAACTTTCGAAAAAGGTAAAAGAATTTTCGAATTCTTTTAAAGTATTGCAAAAAGGGTGCCGTTATTTCAGAAAAGggtaaaaatgtttttaaaaaagcTAAACGTATTTTCGAAAGGAGTAAAACCACTTCATAAAAgggtaaaattatttaaaaaaaaaaggtaaagctatttcaaacaagtaaggaaggttaagttcgggtgtaaccgaacattacatcttcagttgagagctatgctgaaaacataagggaaaataaccatgtaggaaaatgaaccgaaggtaacattggaatgtgtttgtatgacatgtgtatcaaatgaaaggcattaaagagtattttatgagggagtgggccatagttctataggtggaccccatttagggatatcgccataaaggtggaccagggctgactctagaatttgtttgtacgatatgggtatcaaatgaaagatgttgatgagaattttaaaaggcgtgggcttagttttataggtggacgccttttcgagatatcgccataaaggaggatcagggttgactctagaatttgtttgtacgatatgagtatcaaatgaaaggtgttaatgagtattttaaaatggagtgattcttagttccataggtggacgccgtttcgagatatcgccataaaggtggaccaggggtgaccctagaatttgtttgtacgatatgggtatcaaacgaaaggggttaatgagtattttaaaagggagtgggccttagttctataggtggacgccttttcgagatatcgccataaaggtggaccaggggtgactccataatgcgtttgtacaatatgggtatcaaacgaaaggggttaatgagtattttaaaagggagtgggccttagtcctatggttggacgccttttcgagatatcgccataaaggtggaccaggggtgactctagaatgcgtttgtacaatatgggtatcaaaggaaaggtgttcatgagtattttaaaagggagtggcccttggttgtatatgtgaaggcgtttgcgagatatcgaccaaaatgtggatcagggtgacccagaacatcatatgtcgggtaccgctaatttatttatatatgtaataccacgaacagtattcctgccaagatttcaagggttttttatttcgccctgcagaactttttcattttcttctacttaatgtggtaggtgtcacacccattttacaaagtttttttctaaagttatattttgcgtcaatagaccaatacaattaccatgtttcatcccttttttgtatttggtatagagttatggtatttttttcatttttcgtaattttcgatatcgaaaaagtgggcgtggttatagtcggatttcggccattttttataccaagataaagtgacttcagataagtacgtgaactaagtttagtaaggatatatcggtttttgctcaagttatcttgttaacggaatagcggaaggacagactgtggactgtgtataaaaactgggcgtggcttcaaccgatttcgcccattttcacagaaaacagttaccgtcatagaatctatgaccctaccaaatttcagaaggattggtaaatttttgttcgacttatggcattaaaagtattctagacaaactaaatgaaaatgggcggagccacgctcattttgaaattttcttttatttttgtattttgttgcaccatatcattagtggagttgaatggtgacataatttacttatatactgaaaagatataaaattttttgttaaaatttgacttcaaaaaaatttttttttttttaaagtgggcgtgttcttcatccgatttagctaattttacaTTTAGCACTtatatagtagtagtagtaacgttcctgccaaatttcatcatgatatcttcaacgactgccaaattacagcttgcaaaacttttaaattaccttcttttaaaagtgggcggtgccacgcccattgtccaagattttattcattttctattctgcgtcataagttcaactcacctaccaaatttcatcgctttatccgtctttggtaatgaattatcgtactttttcggtttttcgaaattttcgatatagaaaaagtgggcgtggttatggtccgatatcgttcattttaaatagcgatatgagatgagtgctcaggaacgtacataccaaatttcatcaaaatacctcaaaattgacttaagttatcgtgttaacggacggacggacggacggacggacatggc
The Eurosta solidaginis isolate ZX-2024a chromosome 5, ASM4086904v1, whole genome shotgun sequence DNA segment above includes these coding regions:
- the LOC137253988 gene encoding uncharacterized protein isoform X2: MKIPFLSRAEPKEPEPISYAAEFRDFLQNNAPLDFDTKMARARPFIFASFIAWPAYWMYRGMDWSNRAPVERSLVNYINRTFHHAKIMQFAILGLGLTFAMYEDSLLLQKVNNMLHGIDNVEYRGKDSVVD
- the LOC137253988 gene encoding uncharacterized protein isoform X1 gives rise to the protein MKIPFLSRAEPKDLQNMEDDIGTCGCCSLLAEPEPISYAAEFRDFLQNNAPLDFDTKMARARPFIFASFIAWPAYWMYRGMDWSNRAPVERSLVNYINRTFHHAKIMQFAILGLGLTFAMYEDSLLLQKVNNMLHGIDNVEYRGKDSVVD